The genomic interval CTGCGGCCTCGGCAAATTCCTTGGCCCGGGCCTCGGCTTCCGCCACGGCCGCCAGCGCCTTGGAGCGGTCCTCGAGGACGAGCAGGAAATGGCCTTCCTCGCCCGGCAGGGGCAGGGCGGTGGCCGTCACCGGACGTGAACCGAGCGTTCCCTCGCGCGGCGCGCGCGCCTGGGCGAAGAGCCCTGCCAGGTCGCCGCCATCGAGGCGCAGAGTGTCCTTGAGGGAGCGTGAACCGGCTTGTGGAGCCAGGGCCTCGAATCCTCGGCTCACGAGGCGCGGCGCGTAATCGGGGCCGAAGAGCCCGAGCGGCAGGGGGCTCTCGCCAAGAGCCGACTGAAGTCCCTTGAGCTTGGCCTCGGCCAGGGCGGCGGCCGACTGGGCGGAGGCCGCCGTCTCGTCCACAAGGGCCGCGCGCCGGGAGGCGGACAGGCCGATGAAGACCGCGCCCGCAAGGGCGAGAACCGCGAGCGAGACGGCCAGCCACAGGGAGGGCAGGGTCTGGGCCGCGAGGATGGATGCGGCCGCAAATATTCCCAAGGCGATAACGGGCAGGGCGCTTGGTTGGACGTCGCGGGACATGGTTCTCCCCCTGGGCGTGATGTGCATCGTTTCGTGCGTGTCGGGTCCGCTCCGGCCCCTCGACCGGGGGCGGAAGCGGCGAAGTCCCGCCTAGATCGCGCGGGCCAGGGCCACGGCCCAGGTTTCGACCAGATTCTTGGACTTGGCCGGGTCGCGGTCGATCTTCAGGGGCTCGGCGATGATGGTCGCGCCCCGCTGCCGGACGCGCTCGGCCACGAAGTCCACGGCCTTGGCGAAACGGTCGTAGCCGGTGTCGCCGCAGCCGAAGACCGCGACGCGGCGGCCAGCGAGATCGACCCCGGCCAAGTCGGCGTAGAAGCGCTTGAAGTCCTCACAGACCTCCTCGTCGATGGCTCCCCAGGTGGAAACCCCGAGCAGCAGCGCGTCGTAGGGCTCGCCGAGGATTTCGACTCCGGTTTCGGTCACGTCGAGCACGCGGACTTCATGCCCGCCTTCGACCATGTTCGCGGCGATCATCTCCGCCG from Alkalidesulfovibrio alkalitolerans DSM 16529 carries:
- a CDS encoding flavodoxin domain-containing protein, which encodes MAQALIIYGSETGNTRRAAEMIAANMVEGGHEVRVLDVTETGVEILGEPYDALLLGVSTWGAIDEEVCEDFKRFYADLAGVDLAGRRVAVFGCGDTGYDRFAKAVDFVAERVRQRGATIIAEPLKIDRDPAKSKNLVETWAVALARAI